One genomic window of Halococcus salsus includes the following:
- a CDS encoding DUF7521 family protein yields the protein MSQVETLAIFTLKSIIVVLGGAITYIAYKAYLRTKASSLRALAFGFGVVTTGALSAGIAHQALGVSFQAGVLINSVLTVVGFSIIIYSLHLEE from the coding sequence ATGAGTCAAGTCGAAACGTTGGCTATATTCACTCTCAAATCAATAATAGTCGTTCTTGGTGGTGCCATTACGTACATTGCTTACAAAGCATATTTGCGGACGAAAGCCTCCTCATTACGCGCTCTTGCGTTTGGATTCGGAGTTGTCACTACTGGAGCTCTCTCTGCAGGGATTGCCCACCAAGCACTTGGAGTCTCATTCCAGGCAGGCGTTCTCATTAATAGCGTTTTGACTGTTGTTGGGTTCTCAATAATAATATATTCTCTACATCTAGAAGAATGA
- a CDS encoding winged helix-turn-helix domain-containing protein: MGTKRESDEDNPTIEQILEALGDPDSQAILEETTSPMTAKEIAENKDIPISTLYRKLDLLSSATLLREIHTVHQDRGRITRYQRNFTDIRIFTLENGKLDVEMSRPKRPANHRLADMWSTMGEEL; the protein is encoded by the coding sequence ATGGGAACTAAGCGAGAGAGTGATGAGGACAATCCAACGATTGAACAAATCCTTGAAGCGCTGGGCGATCCCGATAGTCAAGCCATCCTTGAAGAAACAACGTCACCAATGACCGCAAAAGAAATCGCAGAGAACAAAGACATCCCGATTTCAACTCTGTATCGCAAATTAGACCTCTTAAGCAGTGCTACTCTTCTAAGAGAGATCCATACCGTTCATCAAGATCGCGGTAGAATCACACGCTACCAACGAAATTTCACAGACATTCGCATTTTCACCTTAGAGAATGGCAAATTAGATGTGGAAATGAGCCGGCCAAAACGTCCTGCAAACCACCGACTAGCAGATATGTGGTCGACAATGGGTGAGGAACTATGA
- a CDS encoding TFIIB-type zinc ribbon-containing protein — protein sequence MVRNKLSQSEEGSTNKEKFSHPSQETLCPECGGKTMHDSEHGETRCQQCGLVLTQEAIDRGPEWRSFYADEKDRRNRVGAPLSPLLHDRGLSTTIGWQNKDAYGKQLSAEKRTQMHRLRKWDNRFRTKNAQDRNLKQAFNEIRRMSSALGLIDPVKETTGVIYRRAVSEGLLPGRSIEAMATASLYAAARQHNTPRTLSECAAVSRVPQLPIQRAYRYLSRQLGLQIQPADPMQYIRQFASGLDATEETENLAREILKTGKRANILSGKKPAGLAAAALYSASQLSGEEFTQETISNESKVSHVTIRDRYHELLKIYLERNES from the coding sequence ATGGTCAGGAACAAACTTAGTCAATCCGAAGAAGGCAGTACTAACAAAGAGAAATTCTCTCACCCATCTCAGGAAACACTGTGCCCTGAGTGTGGAGGGAAGACTATGCACGACTCAGAACATGGAGAAACGAGGTGCCAACAGTGTGGGCTTGTTCTTACACAGGAAGCTATTGATCGTGGACCCGAATGGCGGTCCTTTTATGCCGATGAAAAAGATCGAAGAAATCGTGTCGGAGCTCCTCTCAGCCCCCTTTTGCATGACCGGGGACTAAGTACTACAATAGGGTGGCAAAACAAAGATGCCTACGGGAAACAGCTCTCTGCGGAAAAACGAACACAGATGCATCGACTCCGAAAGTGGGACAACCGATTCCGGACTAAAAATGCCCAAGACAGAAACCTAAAGCAAGCTTTCAACGAAATTAGACGGATGTCCTCAGCACTTGGACTCATTGATCCTGTCAAAGAAACCACTGGTGTTATTTATCGGCGAGCTGTTAGTGAGGGTCTTCTTCCAGGGCGTTCTATCGAAGCAATGGCGACAGCTAGCCTATATGCTGCAGCTCGCCAACATAACACACCTCGAACGCTGTCAGAGTGTGCGGCAGTTAGTCGCGTCCCGCAACTTCCAATTCAGCGAGCCTATCGATATCTCTCACGTCAACTTGGTCTTCAAATTCAGCCAGCAGACCCCATGCAGTATATCAGACAATTCGCTTCAGGCCTTGATGCAACAGAAGAGACGGAGAACTTAGCGAGAGAAATACTCAAGACTGGTAAAAGAGCAAATATCTTGAGCGGAAAAAAACCAGCTGGCCTCGCAGCTGCGGCCCTCTATTCGGCCTCACAGCTTTCTGGCGAAGAGTTCACTCAGGAAACGATAAGTAATGAATCGAAAGTCAGCCATGTAACTATTCGTGACCGCTATCATGAGTTACTGAAGATATACCTAGAGAGGAACGAAAGTTGA
- a CDS encoding DUF7520 family protein: MNANIAITSVMLVKIPRSNSLLCIETKGRRVDKRLILRGRKIENMSGESIEKRVLTDHGGRFVVLIIYVAVVILAGGWGYLLGSLGIKSLRPVSLFFLFTLQPTPSGLAVYGMGTLGVGLGVMLLLVNYVSQHYDMD, translated from the coding sequence ATGAACGCTAATATTGCCATTACAAGTGTGATGCTAGTTAAAATTCCGAGGAGTAATTCTTTACTCTGCATAGAGACCAAGGGGAGGCGTGTAGACAAAAGGCTAATCCTTCGGGGGAGGAAGATTGAGAATATGTCTGGAGAATCGATAGAAAAGCGGGTTCTGACCGATCATGGGGGCCGATTCGTTGTACTTATCATCTATGTGGCCGTCGTTATCCTAGCAGGCGGGTGGGGGTACTTATTAGGCTCCCTTGGAATCAAGTCTCTCCGGCCAGTATCACTGTTTTTCCTTTTCACTCTCCAGCCGACGCCTAGTGGACTCGCAGTGTATGGGATGGGAACACTTGGAGTTGGGTTAGGTGTCATGCTTTTGCTTGTAAATTATGTCTCGCAGCACTATGATATGGATTAG
- a CDS encoding DUF106 domain-containing protein — protein MSKSKETALSLIAENSEFEDALSVVLAQAQQDATSNSSAKETQLGTVAWDDVNNKLTSGQWGRLIETGILHDGIGNGFAISNPNDIQALLDDGPTDIQRNDKDSSSGWSIYDKIAAFVAISFIPAYQIQNLQNLIASTVDIIMGPIDSILPFYVMIIILSVFTGFYSTFLQSWLMDTEKMGVVQEKMRGIQKRREKARERDDDAALERIQEEQMDAMSDQLGMFKSMFRPMVWIMLITIPAFLWMYWMLGVGGSTSHIAVAESSIVLPLLGQVEWTEGIAGPLQTWIVWYGICSFVFRLVIQKSLGLQVSPT, from the coding sequence ATGTCGAAGTCTAAGGAGACTGCACTCTCGCTAATTGCTGAAAATAGCGAGTTTGAAGATGCTCTCTCAGTAGTACTTGCACAAGCTCAACAAGATGCCACCAGCAATTCATCAGCTAAGGAGACCCAGCTAGGTACCGTTGCGTGGGACGATGTGAACAACAAACTCACAAGCGGTCAATGGGGTAGACTAATTGAGACTGGAATATTACATGACGGGATCGGTAACGGATTTGCAATTTCTAACCCTAACGACATACAGGCTCTACTTGACGATGGGCCCACAGATATACAAAGAAACGATAAGGATAGTAGTTCAGGCTGGTCGATTTATGACAAAATTGCCGCATTTGTTGCTATATCGTTTATCCCTGCCTATCAAATCCAAAATCTCCAGAACCTAATCGCTAGTACGGTAGATATTATTATGGGGCCCATAGATTCAATTCTACCGTTTTATGTTATGATAATTATACTCTCAGTATTCACCGGGTTTTATTCGACTTTCCTGCAATCTTGGCTTATGGATACAGAAAAAATGGGGGTAGTGCAAGAGAAGATGAGAGGTATCCAAAAGCGCCGTGAAAAGGCCAGAGAGCGTGATGATGATGCTGCTTTAGAGCGTATCCAAGAGGAACAGATGGATGCTATGAGCGATCAGCTAGGAATGTTTAAATCGATGTTCCGACCAATGGTTTGGATAATGTTGATTACTATACCTGCTTTTCTTTGGATGTACTGGATGCTCGGTGTTGGTGGAAGTACTAGTCATATTGCAGTAGCAGAAAGTAGCATAGTTCTCCCCCTACTGGGACAAGTTGAATGGACCGAAGGAATTGCTGGACCTTTACAGACGTGGATTGTCTGGTACGGAATCTGTTCTTTTGTCTTCCGTCTAGTCATACAAAAATCACTTGGTCTTCAGGTTAGTCCTACCTGA
- a CDS encoding aryl-sulfate sulfotransferase yields the protein MSGLPTLRWLVRGILGISVVSLFLFSGVLTFAYDAPTRISVGAETTSDSATIVSTQGWNARNISLPGRPAQLVSIGPDGEVNWKYNGTETTQNWFYDVDPLPNGNLLVVNPKSGTTVVYEFNPKTQQRVWTEQFKLSDIHDIDLINGDELLVAGINYDTTSVSNDSVFIYNTSTSNVTWEWRFKNHYPDDADNGVSTKDWTHVNDVDKISNKEYLVSVRNMDQVISINRSTKKIEMQLGSDDNYTILNEQHNPTYLESKDGNPTILVADSENDRIVEYERTGGPDGAGDWNRTWTLTGDLNWPRDADRLPNGNTLVTDTMNSRVIEVTPTGDVVWEAYVPWATYDAERFSYGDEAGGPTIQDQEATGSVTVSGANEVGVEGVPAIPALTVAATADTPLQSQVTDLAERWRRVSPWFKPVWMPIWAFTTCLIALLLLIIWIIGEGAYQRYQIWDYITDAVRKK from the coding sequence ATGAGTGGATTGCCGACTCTTCGATGGCTCGTGAGAGGAATTCTCGGTATATCTGTTGTGTCTCTGTTCTTATTCAGCGGGGTGCTGACGTTTGCATACGATGCACCTACTCGGATATCAGTCGGCGCAGAAACCACTTCAGATTCGGCTACAATTGTAAGCACTCAAGGCTGGAACGCCCGCAATATCTCGCTCCCAGGTAGACCCGCACAACTTGTCTCTATTGGCCCTGATGGGGAAGTAAATTGGAAATATAATGGAACAGAAACCACTCAGAATTGGTTCTATGATGTCGACCCATTGCCCAACGGGAATCTGTTAGTTGTAAATCCAAAAAGTGGGACAACCGTTGTCTACGAATTCAATCCAAAAACGCAGCAACGAGTATGGACTGAACAATTCAAACTCTCTGACATTCATGATATAGATCTGATCAACGGAGATGAGCTGCTTGTTGCAGGCATCAACTACGACACTACGTCAGTAAGCAATGACAGCGTATTCATATATAATACATCGACAAGCAATGTCACTTGGGAGTGGAGATTTAAGAACCACTATCCAGATGACGCGGATAACGGTGTAAGTACAAAAGATTGGACTCACGTTAATGACGTCGATAAGATTTCCAACAAGGAGTATCTGGTATCTGTGCGAAATATGGACCAAGTCATTAGTATCAACCGTTCAACAAAGAAGATCGAGATGCAGCTCGGTAGTGATGACAACTATACAATACTCAATGAGCAACACAACCCTACATATCTGGAGAGTAAAGACGGTAATCCAACTATACTCGTTGCTGACTCGGAAAACGACCGGATCGTTGAGTACGAACGTACTGGAGGACCGGATGGAGCGGGAGATTGGAATCGAACATGGACATTGACCGGCGATTTAAATTGGCCTCGTGATGCCGACCGGCTTCCAAATGGAAACACGCTCGTTACAGATACAATGAATAGCCGTGTGATTGAGGTTACACCAACTGGAGACGTTGTCTGGGAGGCATACGTACCCTGGGCAACATACGATGCTGAACGATTTTCCTACGGAGATGAGGCTGGGGGCCCCACTATTCAAGACCAAGAAGCGACCGGATCGGTGACGGTTAGTGGCGCTAATGAGGTGGGGGTGGAGGGGGTACCTGCTATTCCTGCTCTGACTGTTGCGGCCACTGCAGATACTCCGCTACAGTCTCAAGTTACTGACCTTGCTGAGCGTTGGAGACGCGTATCACCTTGGTTCAAACCAGTCTGGATGCCGATTTGGGCATTTACTACTTGCCTCATTGCGCTGTTATTGCTAATCATTTGGATCATAGGAGAAGGCGCCTATCAACGATATCAAATTTGGGATTATATTACGGATGCTGTTAGAAAGAAATGA